A DNA window from Mycobacterium sp. IDR2000157661 contains the following coding sequences:
- a CDS encoding M1 family metallopeptidase, with translation MTRGKKKPVNTRSRATGAPVIDPYLPAEGNFGYRVSRYELDLEYKVAINRLAGSATITAVTLAALKTFTLDLSDALSVTRVSVNNARPQTFRTSGAKLHIGLRDALPPGAAMTIVVRYGGAPRPIRSTWGDVGFEELTDGALVAGQPNGAKSWFPCDDHPSAKASYRIRIATESPYHATANGELVSRRARAGMTTWTYELPEPTSTYLVTLQIGRYQRHRLTKTGVPIHAVLPERLRKNFDRDFADQPQMLKLFVRLFGPYPLAEGYTVVVTDDDLEIPLEAQGISIFGANHCDGDGGAERLIAHELAHQWFGNSVTAKRWRHIWLHEGFACYAEWLWSEHSGGRSADDWAQHYHRRLAGCPQDLLLADPGPEDMFDDRVYKRGALTLHALRLRLGDDSFFALLRDWTTRHRHGSVVTDDFTGLASHYAPQSLRPLWNSWLYATELPALDPPS, from the coding sequence GTGACGCGAGGCAAGAAAAAGCCTGTAAACACGAGGAGCCGTGCAACAGGCGCACCGGTCATCGACCCCTATCTGCCCGCCGAGGGCAACTTCGGCTACCGCGTGTCGCGCTATGAGCTCGATCTGGAGTACAAGGTCGCGATCAACCGACTCGCGGGCAGCGCGACCATCACCGCCGTCACACTGGCCGCTCTGAAGACCTTCACGCTGGACCTCTCCGATGCGTTGTCGGTGACCCGGGTGAGCGTGAACAACGCCCGCCCGCAGACCTTCCGGACCTCGGGAGCCAAGCTGCACATCGGGCTGCGCGATGCGCTCCCGCCCGGGGCGGCGATGACGATCGTGGTCCGCTACGGCGGCGCACCACGGCCCATCCGCTCGACGTGGGGCGACGTCGGCTTCGAGGAGCTGACCGACGGGGCTCTGGTGGCGGGGCAACCGAACGGGGCCAAGTCGTGGTTTCCCTGCGACGACCACCCGAGCGCCAAAGCCAGCTACCGCATCCGGATCGCCACCGAGAGCCCCTACCACGCGACCGCCAACGGCGAGTTGGTGTCTCGCCGCGCACGCGCGGGGATGACGACGTGGACCTACGAGCTGCCCGAACCCACCTCGACCTACCTCGTCACCCTGCAGATCGGCAGGTACCAGCGGCATCGCCTGACCAAGACCGGCGTGCCGATCCACGCGGTGCTGCCCGAACGGTTGCGCAAGAACTTCGACCGCGATTTCGCCGACCAACCGCAGATGTTGAAGCTGTTCGTCCGGCTGTTCGGCCCGTACCCGCTGGCCGAGGGCTACACGGTCGTCGTCACCGACGACGACCTGGAGATCCCGCTGGAGGCGCAGGGCATCTCGATCTTCGGCGCCAACCACTGCGACGGTGACGGCGGCGCCGAGCGGTTGATCGCCCACGAACTGGCCCATCAGTGGTTCGGCAATTCGGTCACCGCCAAACGCTGGCGGCACATCTGGTTGCACGAAGGCTTCGCGTGCTACGCCGAATGGCTGTGGTCCGAGCACTCCGGCGGGCGCAGCGCAGACGACTGGGCGCAGCACTACCACCGCAGGCTCGCCGGGTGTCCGCAGGATCTGCTGCTGGCCGACCCCGGGCCCGAGGACATGTTCGACGACCGGGTCTACAAGCGCGGTGCGCTGACACTGCACGCGCTGCGCCTGCGCCTGGGCGACGACAGTTTCTTCGCGCTGCTTAGGGATTGGACGACGCGTCATCGGCACGGCTCCGTTGTGACCGACGACTTCACCGGGCTCGCATCGCATTACGCGCCGCAGTCGTTGCGTCCGCTCTGGAACTCCTGGCTGTATGCGACCGAGTTGCCCGCCCTGGACCCGCCGTCGTGA